The Gammaproteobacteria bacterium genome contains the following window.
CTATTGCTATCTGTGTGTAGAATTCAGGGCTTTGACCCAAGGCAACCACCTTATCAAATAATAACCCAAACACTTCACTAAATTTACCGAGTAACGATTCCATTTTCTCTTCCCCGTATCACTAAAGGCAATCAATAGCCTCTGGCCTGGAACACCTAATTCATTTTAGACTAACCCTGAATTAGTAGCTGTTAATTTTTTGGTGTTGCGTCGCCTGCTATTTTTGATACAATATTGTCATCAGTTTCCGCATTAATAGCTGATGGCATTTCTTCTATCAAACCAAGTCTGCGCGCACGTTGCTGCCAGTTTCTACGCGCTAACACTTGCATATCTTCGTTTCTATCAGACTCATCAACTATCTCCATTCCGAGCATGGTTTCTATCACATCCTCCATCGTAGCAATACCGGCCATACCGCCAAATTCATCAACCACCAAGGCGATATTCTCACGCTTTTTCATTAAGCGATCAAACAAGTCAGGCAAAGGAAAATCTTCGTTAACGATCATCATTTCTCGACGAATGCTCGCCAGGGTCACGTCTGGCTTACCGTTAACAATATTAGCCAGTACCTCGGTTTTGAGAATATAACCAGTAATGTGGTCTTTCGATTCTTGTTGATATACTGGTATACGCGAGAATCGAAGGTCTTTATTTTTCTCGTGAAACTCTCGTACTGTTAGAGTCTCAACAGCAGCTTTAACGACCATTCGTGGTGTCATAATATCTTCGGCACGCACGGTATTAAATTGCAGTAGATTGCCAATAATATGTGATTCCGCTTCTTCAAAAACGCCTTCCTTCGCACCAATCTGAGCCATCGCCATAAAGTCTGATCGTGATAATACGCTGCGTGATTTATCTTTTTTCAGTGCTTTGGTAATGAGCTGACTCAACCAAACCAAAGGTGCCAGAACAACCATAAGCAATAACAGCGATCTAACAGTAAATGGCGCAAGTTCTTGCCAATAGTTAGCACCAATAGTTTTGGGAATAATTTCTGAGAAAATTAGAATAGCCAAGGTCATTACCACAGGCACAGAAAACTGGGTGATAAATGGATGCGTTTCGCTCCAGATCGCCGCCGCCTGCGCGCCAACTCCGATTGCACCTGCAGTATGAGCAATGGTATTTAGCGTCAGAATTGCCGCTAATGGCCTATCTATGTTTTCTTTGAACGAACTAAGATGATGGCCAATGCTCGAGCCTTGCTCCATTTT
Protein-coding sequences here:
- a CDS encoding HlyC/CorC family transporter, with product MFTLLIVFFTVSIVFSFFCSLWEAVLLSITPTYAHIKMEQGSSIGHHLSSFKENIDRPLAAILTLNTIAHTAGAIGVGAQAAAIWSETHPFITQFSVPVVMTLAILIFSEIIPKTIGANYWQELAPFTVRSLLLLMVVLAPLVWLSQLITKALKKDKSRSVLSRSDFMAMAQIGAKEGVFEEAESHIIGNLLQFNTVRAEDIMTPRMVVKAAVETLTVREFHEKNKDLRFSRIPVYQQESKDHITGYILKTEVLANIVNGKPDVTLASIRREMMIVNEDFPLPDLFDRLMKKRENIALVVDEFGGMAGIATMEDVIETMLGMEIVDESDRNEDMQVLARRNWQQRARRLGLIEEMPSAINAETDDNIVSKIAGDATPKN